Proteins encoded together in one Pseudomonadota bacterium window:
- the rfbB gene encoding dTDP-glucose 4,6-dehydratase produces MTARRILVTGGAGFIGSALVRLLINDSAHHVHVIDALTYAGNLSSLAPVADDPRYSFAQVDICDLSAVTREIVQFQPDTIMHLAAESHVDRSIDGPAAFIQTNLVGTFNMLAAAREYWQGLDADDQSVFRFHHISTDEVFGELGDTGYFTEETPYDPRSPYSSSKAGSDHLVSAWHHSYGLPTLITNCSNNYGPYHFPEKLIPLMIIKCLAGEPLPVYGDGSNVRDWLYVDDHVRAMLAVIESGTSGESYMVGGNSERTNLQVVETICDTLDGIRPRSDGKSYREQISFVTDRPGHDFRYAIDAGKLQDNLGWEPVETFESGMAKTIKWYLDNETWWRDILSGAYRGERLGTGRT; encoded by the coding sequence ATGACAGCACGCAGGATTCTGGTTACGGGCGGCGCGGGCTTTATCGGCTCTGCGCTGGTGCGTCTGCTGATAAATGACAGCGCGCACCATGTACATGTTATCGACGCCCTCACCTATGCTGGCAATTTGAGCTCGCTGGCTCCGGTCGCCGATGATCCGCGCTACAGCTTTGCACAAGTCGATATTTGCGACCTGTCGGCAGTGACACGGGAAATCGTCCAGTTCCAGCCCGATACCATCATGCATCTCGCCGCCGAAAGCCATGTCGACCGCTCGATCGATGGTCCGGCCGCGTTCATCCAGACCAATCTGGTCGGCACCTTCAACATGCTGGCGGCGGCGCGCGAATATTGGCAGGGTCTCGATGCGGATGACCAAAGCGTCTTTCGCTTCCACCATATCTCCACCGATGAGGTGTTCGGCGAACTGGGCGATACCGGCTATTTCACCGAAGAAACGCCCTATGATCCACGCTCGCCATATTCCTCATCCAAGGCCGGGTCGGATCATCTGGTCAGCGCCTGGCATCACAGCTATGGCCTGCCCACGCTGATCACCAACTGCTCGAACAATTACGGCCCCTATCATTTCCCCGAAAAGCTGATCCCGCTGATGATCATCAAATGCCTCGCTGGCGAACCGCTGCCGGTCTATGGCGATGGCAGCAATGTCCGCGACTGGCTCTATGTCGATGACCATGTCCGCGCCATGCTGGCGGTTATCGAGAGCGGCACTTCAGGCGAAAGCTATATGGTCGGCGGCAATAGCGAGCGTACCAATTTGCAGGTGGTCGAAACCATTTGCGACACGCTCGACGGTATCCGCCCGCGCAGCGACGGCAAAAGCTATCGTGAACAGATCAGTTTTGTCACCGATCGGCCGGGCCATGACTTCCGCTATGCCATCGATGCCGGCAAGTTGCAGGACAATCTTGGATGGGAGCCGGTCGAGACATTTGAAAGCGGCATGGCCAAGACCATAAAATGGTATCTCGACAATGAGACGTGGTGGCGTGATATACTGTCCGGCGCCTATCGCGGCGAAAGGCTGGGCACAGGACGGACATGA